One Ostreibacterium oceani genomic region harbors:
- a CDS encoding prepilin peptidase, protein MIEKINKKIFYQENIAVGSLTNSRKKDMVIYLTLLYSVLVIPYALFSLKRYFELTINTHLIMFLSVTPLVIALIYSPIRNYTILRDIHCPNCKNSIAKLRTKKVVSHCIQKNQCPHCETDIFVNDILDERKKLNGADFPPPIKSFVDDVIAVLILLSVPTLLWYLGNKIDYDGYYFNDIKILIVFSSMLAWFYFSSQKLLSKHICPHCGGSLFSMFIRQTQQTKNCALCGIRIIK, encoded by the coding sequence ATGATTGAAAAAATAAATAAAAAAATATTCTATCAGGAAAATATTGCTGTGGGAAGTCTAACAAATAGTCGAAAAAAAGATATGGTTATTTATTTAACACTACTCTATTCGGTATTGGTCATTCCGTATGCTTTGTTTTCATTAAAGCGCTATTTTGAATTAACAATTAATACTCATTTAATAATGTTTTTATCGGTTACGCCCCTAGTGATAGCGTTAATCTATTCGCCAATCAGGAACTACACAATATTGAGAGATATTCACTGCCCTAATTGTAAAAATAGTATTGCTAAATTAAGAACAAAGAAAGTTGTTTCTCATTGCATCCAAAAGAATCAATGCCCACATTGTGAAACAGATATTTTCGTCAATGATATACTGGATGAACGTAAAAAACTAAATGGTGCCGATTTTCCTCCTCCGATTAAATCCTTTGTAGATGATGTAATTGCTGTTTTAATATTACTAAGCGTCCCTACATTGCTCTGGTATTTAGGCAACAAAATAGATTATGATGGCTACTACTTCAACGATATTAAAATCTTAATAGTATTTTCATCTATGTTGGCATGGTTTTATTTTAGTAGTCAAAAACTGCTTTCCAAACACATTTGTCCTCATTGTGGCGGTTCTTTATTTAGTATGTTTATTAGGCAAACACAGCAAACAAAAAACTGTGCTTTATGCGGAATAAGAATCATCAAGTGA